In Tachysurus fulvidraco isolate hzauxx_2018 chromosome 9, HZAU_PFXX_2.0, whole genome shotgun sequence, the sequence CAGTTTGATtgacaatgtttttgtttgtttttttacaatgtaAACAGTGCATTAACCACATCTTAGTCTGTCCAGTTTAAACTGTCTGAGTATAAATCTGAACCCAAACACCCAAAAGGCAGAACTGTACATCTTGTACACTGACTTGCAAAAGCATTCAGGTTTTGTAGTAattaagtttatatatatatatatatatatatatatatatatatataaattcgaCCACCACCAATGTGAGGTGTGTCGGTGTTCAGGACGAGTAAATGATATACTGGCTTCCCTCTAGTTTAATGTTTACGGGCTATTTAGTGAATAATAATGAAGTGGATTTTAAATGACGCACTGTAAAAGTTCAAGGGAAGCGTATACTGACGTAAGGCACAGTATGTAGATGGATATGTAGATTATAATGGTGGTTTAGTGTTAGAATCcatttagctttttattttggTCTCTGTGCATGATGCATGATGTACACAAAGGATAAAGAATACCTGTTGTGTGTTCTAAAAtagaaaaacacattaaaagttACCCAGAGAACAGAGAATATTGCCTCGGGGAACAGGAAGAAAAACACGATACTGAAACTAGAAATGTTCACAGTGATTTAAAGCTGAAATGACATTTCTCTCTAcacctagtttttttttttgtttttgttttttaaataaaaataaaaaaagttaaaatgtcagaaatctTGTTTGGCAGGAAATTAGTAGTTGTTTGACattcaaaaaaattttttagacTGAAACAATTAAGCCATTAATACTTAAATGTGCCAACATGGAAAACTAGTCCAGTTGTCTTGATGtcttactattattactatatatatatatatatatacacacacacacacacacatgctatttatttctatctatATGATCTGGATGACTGAAATCCTTCATAGACAAAAGGTGTGAAGTTTAACAGGAGGTTATGATCTCGGTCATCCACTCCTTCTTCACACAAGCCTGTGCTAGCTGTCCTCCTGTCTGCTGGTTCTGAGGAGCCTCAGTTCATCTTCCAGGCAGATGATCCTCTCCATCAGCGTGGACTGATCGGCTCGTGCTCGCTGCTCGGCCTGCCAGCTCGCCTCCTGGACCTTGCGCTCGTACCAGTGCTCCATCTGAGTTGACACTGCCTCGAAGAAGCACTGCGTCACCTCCAGCGCGTGTAAGCTGACCCGCTCTTCCCCTAACACCTCATGGGTCTTTGTCCCAGTTTGGTCCTCAGTCCTCCCTTcaatatgttttttattgtgtCTGCTTTTAGATCTCTTGCTGCGCTTCTGGTCCCGCTCATGTTTTTGGTCCTTCTGGCCACTGCTTTGTAAGCGGCGCTCTGTAGTCATCAAGAGGCTGTTGGATTGGACTGAATTCAAGGCCTCCTGTAGTTCCTGGTCTGGCCTGTGTGGGTCAGCAGAGAACAGCGTGCGCTGTTTCGGTCGTACGACGAGAGGAGACGAAGGTGCTGATTTGTCCTGGGCCACAGAGGACGAGATCTCACGGCTGTTCGGTTTGCCGTCTTAAAAAGAAGGCACACAGTTAACCTTAATATTTAGTTCAGTTCAAAATGACTCCTTATAACAAGTGACACAAAGCGaaaaactgtataaataaataaataactaataaataaataataaccaactaactaactaactaactaactaaataaataaatgcgtCATAATTCGATTCCAAGAATTTGGAAATCTTTTGGAAGACTTTTCAAGCCCTGTTTTTCAAGGTCATAAAATATATCTTtcaaatatattgtttatttcttcttttgaaATTTTTATGTCGTCTTTTCCACCGTATATCTGTGACCTTACCATAAAGCTCTCCGCTTGGTTCATAATCTTTACATTTGTTAACTGTTATGGttcagttttattattaaataaatatgtatacagTCTATCTGTTTATCCTGATATTCACCAGGTCACCGACCTGAAGAGCTGTCCTTCTGAACCACAAAGTAGTGACTGTCCAACACATCCTCTTCTCCCGGAgctcctccctctccttctccttgTCCCTCCTCGCGCTCGTTCAGATCGCCGGGTACAAGACAGCGAGTGCTGCCTGCAGACAGACCCTCTGTTTCACCCTGAAGCGTTGCACACCCATCTAGAGAGGACGAGCGGTGCAGAGTGGCACAGCGTGCGTCTGCTGTCAGACGTGCCTCCATCCTCTGGAGCTTAGACATGCACCAGTTCTTCAGTTCACTCACCATGGAGgcctgtgagagtgtgtgtggtatagAAAGGCACGTAAAACAAGAATCATCCATCCAAGTGCCAGCTTTGAAGCTCCCTACAGACCTACGTGACTCTCGCTGACTCTTTCATGCTACACACCTCAAACCAAAAGCTTGCGATCAGTCGTTTAGTAGACGCAGGCTGTCAGGATCGACTGGAGGGAAAGTGAAAGGAATTTGTGCATGCCGTGCCTAATAAAACCTTATAAGAGCAATATTAGTGTTTAAGGTTTCtcatttatgtttttcagtCTAAATGGAGCCTGGGGACTCAACTAAcgctttatttacatttgttgcaTTTACTTTAAGTACAAACAACCGAATGCATTGCTGTTAGCTCGGTGTAGCTCGGTACAAAGAAGCCACAATTTTGCATTGTCTTACTGTACAATGTTTACAGCACTGggaccattaaaaaaaaacatctagtgTTACAGTCTCAGACTAAATATAAGGAAAAAACTGACGTGATTATTTGTGAGAGAGCTCATAAAAAATTCATCTTAATGACGGTTTGCTGGCAACCTGCTAATCCTCTGTACTCTTTGTGATtcgaaaaaaaaacacaaatagctTTCAGTTATACAACCAACAAACGTCTGTCCACCTGATCCGCAGCTACCGGAGGGCAGAACTCTATAGCAGTTGTCATCATGTGTTGCGTCCTGCGTAACGTGAACATTACCTGTCTCTTCTCACCCTCCAGGCTCTCCTGTTTTGTCCTCTCGTCGATACGACGTAAACACTCCATCCTTTCAGCCGACACTCTCTCTAACGTCATCTTATCCAGAGCTCTGATCTGAGACCGGCGGCACAACAACCACAGGGGATTTCCTCAGTGTTATTAACATGTCATACTTTTAGGAATGTCTTTATCACATACGAGGACACTTAGACACACTATAAGTGCCGTGTGTACCTGGTGTTTGTTCTTGCGCTCCAGCTGACCCATCTTGTTGTTCATAAGCTCTTGGACCGTGTGGATCTCAGACTTCATCTCCTCTTTGGTGGCCTCCAGCTGGTTCTCCAGTTTGTTGATGAGCGGTTCGCACCTGCAGCCGTCCAGAGGAGCCTGCAGACAAATGAGGAAGTCTCTTTTAGAGAAAAACACAATAGTATTACATCAGATGCTGCTTTTATTGTACGAGAGAGCAGTTGACATTTATTGTGACCTGAAACGTGTAGATCAACAAAGAGAgactaacattaaaaaaaactttcatttccTTACAGGAAACTCCACCATATCATGAATTATACTTTTATTccctttgttaaataacaacacatggtttaaatctgtttattgttaGTCTTCGATCACGTGATTGTGTCGAACCCCCGAGTAAGCGCCTTCTACCCTTCTATGTCTGATCAACACtctttaaccaatcagattagagaattcCATAGCGCTGCGGTATAATAGAGTTCGACATGTTTACCTGCATGACCTTGCCGTCTTGGTccctgtacagtgtgtacagctGATAAGCCTTGTAGCTGTGTGGAGGAGGAACAGCTCGAGGAGGTGAAGTTCTCGATTTACTCCTCTTCCTCTGCTCTTTACACTTATTCTCCCTGATGGATAGAGGGTCCGATAGGGAaggctgcaacacacacacacacacacacacacacacacacacacacacacacacagatacatacacacacacacacacacacacacacacacacacacacacacacacacacacacacacatacacacacacacacacacacacacacacacacacacacacacacacacatacacaaacacacatacacaaacaaaaaaacacacaaacacacacacatatacacacaaacacacaaacatacatacacacacacacacatacatacacacaaacacacacacacatatacacacacacaaacacatatatacacaaacacacatacacacacacacacacacataaatacacacacatatacacacaaatacacacaaatacacacacacatatacacacacacatatacacacacacacacacacacacacacacacacatacacacacacacacacatacacataaacacacaaacacacacacacacacacacacacacacatacatacacacacatacatacacacacacacacatacatacacacacacatacatacacacacacacacatacacacacacacacatacacacacacacatacacacacacacacacacacacacacacacacacacacacacacacacacacacacacacacacacacacacacacagaggtgtttGCATGCTagtctaataaaatatttacaacacaTTGATCAACCAACAGACAGACTAGTACTCAGTCTGTACAGCCACTGTGAGCTGAAAAGTATTACAGAAGTCATAaactgagggaaaaaaacaaacacaataaaagtgTACAGCTGAAgcctggggggaaaaaagcaggtAAAGTTTATCCATCATTAACTGTctaacatttatacatacatccTCTTTTAGACAAAAATCTAACTGAAAGTAACGTGAACCCAACCTTTTCTTTGACCTGGCTGCGGCTCCGGTCATGACTTTTCCTATGCCGAGGAGCGTGCGGTGATTCGTTCCTGCAGTTCCCGCGTCTCTGTGCAGAGCGATCACTGCTGGGAGTTTCTTCTGCTGCAGACACACTGAACTGGAAATCAAATGGAGTTACAGGATCCTCTGTAAAtcactgtctgtgttttgtagactgacattaaacacagtgtgtgatcTGATCTGCGGCATGAACTGATGAATCTGATGTACGAACAAGAGTCACATGTTTGTTCACATCACCTTAAGATAAGACACGTTTCAGCTTAGAATCACACTActtgtgttattattatgtcaAACATTAACACTAATTAATCCATAAtactccgtgtgtgtgtgtgtgtgtgtgtgtgtatgtttgtatgtgtgtgtgtgtgtgtatgtgtatgtgtgtgtgtgtgtgtatgtttgtatgtgtgtgtgtgtgtgtgtatgtgtgtgtgtgagtgtgtgagtatgtgtgtgtgtgtgagtatgtgtgtatgtgtgtgtgtgtgtgtgtaagtatgtgtgtgtgtgtgtgtgtgtatgtgtatgtgtgcgagtatgtgtgtgtgagtatgtgtgtgtgtgtatgtgtatgtgtgcgagtatgtgtgtgtgtgtatgtgtatgtgtgcgagtatgtgtgtgtgtgtatgtgtatgtgtgcgagtatgtgtgtgtgtgtatgtgtatgtgtgcgagtatgtgtgtgtgtgtgtatgtgtatgtgtgcgagtatgtgtgtgtgtgtgtatgtgtatgtgtgcgagtatgtgtgtgtgtgtatgtgtgcgagtatgtgtgtgtgtatgtgtatgtgtgtgtgtgtatgtgtgcgagtatgtgtgtgtgagtatgtgtgtgtgtgtgtgtgtgtgtataagccTGGTCTCTCCTGTTTACCTTACTCCGCAGCATCTCATCACGTGGTACAGACAATGCTCGTCCTTCAGCTCTCAACTTTTCCCTCCTTTTCCTAACACTTCTGCCACGGGTGAAGCTCTGAATCtgaacacacacgtacacacgcacacacacacacacatgagtaACACTTAGGAAAGGCTGCCTCGGGGGTGGATATACGTCTGCGTGTATGACAGTGAATGCTAAAGTGAATACTGTGGTCAGGTTTGTTTAGAATATGATGTCACATCCTGTCACATCTCGGTTTTGGGGGCCGACGTGAAGTGAGACCCTAATTACCACAATTCTGACATGATTTCACTGGGTAGATTCACACACagtggtagtttttttttagttgacaGACTGTTTTTTAATCCTCTGTGAtttcagtgtggtgtgtgtttgtgtgtgcttgtggttTTTGGCACACTGTGACTTCCatctctgtctgtacttgtatAAAGTTTCAGTTTCCTGTCTGCACTGTTATCTTTGGCCTGTTGTGATGAAAAGTCGTACCTGATAACAGCACAAACAGATACATCcgcattatatgtgtgtgtgtgtgtgtgtgtgtgtgtgtgtgtgtgtgtgtgtgtgtgtgtgtgtgtgtttgtcacctGTGGTGCTTTAGTTAGCAGCAGTGCTACTTCAGGGCTGTTGTTCTCTCTGGCCTTGTCCAGTGCTGTTTGCCCTGcctatatcacacacacacacacacacacacacacacacacacacacacacacacacacacacacacacacacacacacacacaggtacgaTAGATAAGTCTCTACATGTATTCCTCTGCTACAATTCATCCCTCAGCATAAgaaaatgttcagtgtgttcagtgttttgctGCCTGACTTGAACATTACGTAACAAAATGCAGAAGCCTGACATTACagattgtggtgtttgtgtgtctaattAAATGTCTAGCAGTCTAGCAGTTGTGACTCGAGTCACAAAAAAGCAGTGAGCAGAGTATGAgatgggtgagagtgtgtgtgtatgtatgtatgtgtgtgtgtgtgtgtgtgtgtgtgtgtgtgtgtgtgtgtgtgtgtgtgtgtgtgtgagtatgtgtgtgtgtgtgcgtgtgtgtgtggtgtgtggtgtggtggtagtgtgtgtggtgtgtgtgtgtgtaggtgtggtgtggtgtgtggtatgtgggtgtgtgtgtgtgtggtgtgtgtggagtgtggtatgtgtgtgtggtgtgtggtgtgtggtgtgtgtgtgtatgtgggtgtgtgatgtgtgtgtggtggtgtgtgtgtgtagtgtggtgtggtgtgtgtgtgtgtgagtgtgtgtgtgtggtgttgtgtgtgtgaggtgtgtgtgtgtgagtatgtgtgtgtgtaagtatgtgtgtgtgagtgtgtgtgtgtatgtttgtatgtgtgtgtgtgtgtgtgtgtgtgtatgtgggtgtgtatgtgtgtgtgagtgtgtgtgtgtgtgtgtgtgtgtgtgagtatgtgtatgtgtgtgtgagtatgtgtgtgtgtgtgtgtgagtgtgcgtgtgtgtgtgattgtgcatgtgtgtgagtgtgcgtgtgtgtgtgtgagtgtgagtatgtgtgtgagtatgtgtgtatgtgtgtgtgtgtgttattgtgtgtgtgtgtgtgtgtgtgtgtgtgtgtgtgagtgtgtgtgtgtgtgtgtgagtatgtgtgtgtgtgtgtgagtatgtgtgtgtgtgtgtgtgtgtgtatatgtgtgtgtgtgtgtgtgtgtgtgtgtgtgagtgtgtgtgagtgtgtgtgtgtgtgtgagtgtgtgtgtgtgtgtgagtatgtgtgtgtgtgtgagtatgtgtgtgtgtgtgtgtgtgtgtgtgtgtgtgtgtgagtgtgtgtgagtgtgtgtgtgtgtgcgagtgtgtgtgctgaaatAAAACCCACGTTGTTCTGGATGTTACAATCAGCTCCAGCTTCCAGCAGCAGACGTGTCGTCTTCTTATGATTCAGCATGGCCGCTATGTGCAGGGCCGAGTCTCCTGCCTGCTCCAGcggttaaacacacacattatttaacatttctgtCATGAGTGTCCGACGTCACCGGTGTGCATCAGCTGCTCCTTTACGATTTCTAAGACTATTTAAATTCTTCAACAATCACAAGAAATCCTGAAGGATTATCTCTGAAGCCAAAATCTCTTATTAAATTCCgtagaaaatgaaatattaaaggaAAGGTCGACATCATGCACGTTACATATTTCATTATTCTATtacttcctttaaaaaaaaagtcttaaaaaaaaaagagacaacaGAGACTTTCGTTAGGGAccggaggtaaaaaaaaaaggttaaggaAACATACCTGATTAATCTCAGCCACTGAACAGAAAGTGCCTAGAAGTATACGGATGACACCCACATGGTTGTAGCGAGCGGAGACGTGCAGGCACGTGTCACCTACCtgaggaaaacaaacacacacacacacacacacacacacatgcacacatctaAGTACCATACCATACCTTTCAAAGAGCACAGACAGGATCTGGTAGACCACAAGCACTTAAACAGACTGAATGAAGGAAAAGCCTAGTATTGAGACACTCattgttcctctctctctctctctctctctctctctctctctctctctctctctctctctctctctctctctcacacacacacacacattatgagtTTA encodes:
- the ankrd6b gene encoding ankyrin repeat domain-containing protein 6b, whose protein sequence is MSQQDAASVRALSERLLVASHKGQAENVVQLINKGAKVAVTKYGRTPLHLAAYKNHVEVVRILLRAGCDLDIQDDGDQTALHRAAVVGNGDVITALVQEGCALDRQDKDGNTALHEVAWHGFSQSVKLLVKAGAHIHAKNKAGNTALHLACQNGHAQSTKVLLLGGARPDSKNNVGDTCLHVSARYNHVGVIRILLGTFCSVAEINQAGDSALHIAAMLNHKKTTRLLLEAGADCNIQNNAGQTALDKARENNSPEVALLLTKAPQIQSFTRGRSVRKRREKLRAEGRALSVPRDEMLRSKFSVSAAEETPSSDRSAQRRGNCRNESPHAPRHRKSHDRSRSQVKEKPSLSDPLSIRENKCKEQRKRSKSRTSPPRAVPPPHSYKAYQLYTLYRDQDGKVMQAPLDGCRCEPLINKLENQLEATKEEMKSEIHTVQELMNNKMGQLERKNKHQIRALDKMTLERVSAERMECLRRIDERTKQESLEGEKRQASMVSELKNWCMSKLQRMEARLTADARCATLHRSSSLDGCATLQGETEGLSAGSTRCLVPGDLNEREEGQGEGEGGAPGEEDVLDSHYFVVQKDSSSDGKPNSREISSSVAQDKSAPSSPLVVRPKQRTLFSADPHRPDQELQEALNSVQSNSLLMTTERRLQSSGQKDQKHERDQKRSKRSKSRHNKKHIEGRTEDQTGTKTHEVLGEERVSLHALEVTQCFFEAVSTQMEHWYERKVQEASWQAEQRARADQSTLMERIICLEDELRLLRTSRQEDS